The Nycticebus coucang isolate mNycCou1 chromosome 8, mNycCou1.pri, whole genome shotgun sequence genome has a window encoding:
- the INKA1 gene encoding PAK4-inhibitor INKA1, which produces MLGRWRRELRRERSHWARPGVREPLAGQPGPLCTAPSRVPRGTGSLGGGTSKEMHSARLDSFLSQLRWELLCGRDTGSPPMPGPLQPAPKTGLGVQPSHQLRASDALDENSVCCVEEEEEEAVVTKDRGAAIGDPREHAMDWDSGFSEVSGSTWREEELPVSQHPAPPAWPTHNQRLSFRGLPLPSRAPAASVLPVHRPRPKSTPDACLEHWQGLEAEDWTAALLNRGRSRQPLVLGDNCFADLVHNWMELPETASEGGDRSGHRARARPPQFLLGLSEQLRRRLTRAGRAAMMGKRLSCPPCPEPELPGDISRFAALMSCRSRQPIICNDVSYL; this is translated from the exons ATGTTGGGGCGGTGGCGGCGGGAGCTCAGGAGAGAGAGGAGCCACTGGGCAAGACCAGGAGTGAGGGAGCCGCTGGCCGGCCAGCCCGGCCCTCTTTGTACCGCTCCCTCCCGGGTTCCAAGAGGAACTGGCAGTCTTGGTGGGGGTACCAGCAAGGAAATGCACAGCGCTCGGCTTGACAGCTTCCTCAGCCAGCTCCGCTGGGAACTG CTGTGTGGCCGGGACACTGGCTCACCCCCAATGCCTGGCCCTCTACAACCAGCCCCCAAAACTGGCCTGGGTGTGCAGCCCAGCCACCAGCTTAGGGCCTCAGATGCCTTGGATGAGAATTCTGTCTGCTGtgtggaagaagaggaagaggaagcagtGGTGACAAAAGACAGGGGTGCAGCCATAGGGGACCCCAGGGAACATGCAATGGACTGGGACTCTGGCTTCTCTGAGGTATCAGGCAGCACATGGCGAGAAGAAGAGCTGCCTGTATCTCAGCACCCAGCACCCCCAGCATGGCCCACTCATAACCAACGCCTCTCATTCAGGGGGCTCCCCCTTCCCAGCAGGGCCCCTGCAGCCAGTGTACTACCTGTACACCGTCCACGCCCCAAGTCCACTCCAGATGCCTGCCTGGAGCATTGGCAGGGACTGGAAGCAGAGGACTGGACAGCAGCTTTACTGAATAGGGGTCGTAGTCGCCAGCCCCTGGTGCTGGGGGACAACTGTTTTGCTGACTTGGTACACAACTGGATGGAGCTGCCTGAAACAGCCAGTGAAGGGGGTGATAGAAGTGGGCACCGTGCCCGTGCTCGGCCCCCACAGTTCCTGCTTGGCCTCTCGGAGCAGCTTCGGCGCCGGCTGACCAGGGCTGGACGGGCAGCTATGATGGGAAAGCGGCTGTCATGCCCCCCTTGCCCGGAACCCGAGCTGCCTGGAGACATCTCACGTTTTGCAGCCCTCATGAGCTGCCGTAGCCGCCAGCCCATCATCTGCAATGATGTCAGCTACCTCTGA